The Candidatus Nomurabacteria bacterium genome segment CTCTAACTGAAACCCCATTCAATAAGTAATCACCCTCAAAGTGCTGATCGAGCAAACCAATAACGTGCATTAAACTGGACTTACCTGAACCAGAACGCCCCATAATTGCTACAAAATCACCTTCGTTAACAACGAAATTTATTCCACTTAGCGCGGTAGTAGGATTTTTGCCGTTTGCGTTATAGGTTTTTTGTAGGTTTTTTATATCGATAACGTTATACATGATTACGACTTTTTCTTGTTTGGTAAGTTTAGTTCAAGATGGGCGAGTAGTTTCTCGAAAGTTTCCGGCTTGGCAATTATCAATACGCCATCCACTGGCGCCTTAAATACAAGAAGTTTGTCACCTGCATTAATAGACATCGATTCTCTTGCTTCAGACGGTATTACTACCTGCCCACGCTCACCAACAGTTACCGAACCAATTAATTGCGGCATATTCATTTCTTATCTCCCATATTAATCATTACTCTTATGCTATCATACTAATCATATTATACATATTAGTATGT includes the following:
- a CDS encoding AbrB/MazE/SpoVT family DNA-binding domain-containing protein, whose translation is MNMPQLIGSVTVGERGQVVIPSEARESMSINAGDKLLVFKAPVDGVLIIAKPETFEKLLAHLELNLPNKKKS